Proteins from a single region of Phyllopteryx taeniolatus isolate TA_2022b chromosome 10, UOR_Ptae_1.2, whole genome shotgun sequence:
- the LOC133484320 gene encoding uncharacterized protein LOC133484320 → MVVFRMTLVVGRKIRKTKAEQRTMWLKLRQEECCPAFREKVRQALGGQEELLKDWTTAAKVIREAGRRVLGISSGRKGEEDTWWWNLTVQEIIQGKRLAKKKSDTERTEERRKEYIEMRHRAKVEVAKAKQEAYDDMYARLDTEEGEKDLYRLARQRDRDEKDVQQVRVMKDRDGNMLTVASSVLDRWKEYFEELMNEENKREGRVEEASVVDQEVAMISKGKVRKALKRMKNGKAVGPDDIPVEV, encoded by the exons atggtggtgtttaggatgactctggtggtggggagaaagattaggaagacaaaggcagagcagagaaccatgtggttgaagctgagacaggaagagtgttgtccagcttttcgggaaaaggtgagacaggctcttggtggacaggaggagcttctaaaagactggaccactgcagccaaggtgatcagagaggcaggcaggagagtacttggtatatcttctggcaggaaaggagaggaggatacttggtggtggaacctcacagtacaggaaatcatacaaggaaaaaggttagctaagaagaagtcggacactgagaggaccgaggagaggcgaaaggaatacattgagatgcgacatagggcaaaggtagaggtggcaaaggccaaacaagaggcatatgatgacatgtatgccaggttggacactgaagaaggagaaaaagatctatacaggttggccagacagagggatagagatgagaaggatgtgcagcaggttagggtgatgaaggatagagatggaaatatgttgactgttgccagtagtgtgctagatagatggaaagaatactttgaggagttgatgaatgaggaaaataagagagaagggagagtagaagaggcaagtgtggtggatcaggaagtggcaatgattagtaaggggaaagttagaaaggcattaaagaggatgaaaaatggaaaggcagttggtcctgatgacattcctgtcgag gtatga